The Brassica napus cultivar Da-Ae chromosome C1, Da-Ae, whole genome shotgun sequence DNA segment TCCAATGTTATTAATAGAGAAAATGGACCAACAAGATCTGATCAATGGAAACTAACATAAGATCATTTTGCAATACAGCAAATCAATTCAACTGAAAACACACTACTTATAATCAGTTAAAAGATAGAACTTGGGGCCCACAGACAATTTTATTAGCAGTGGGTTTCAATTAGTGTACTAATTAAGTAAAGTTTCAAGCTATAATGGGAAGGAGCGTTTGCAAAATTTGGTAAGAATTAAATTAAAAGGGGACAAAGTCGTAAACTTTATTCTAATCATGTCTATTTAACTGGaccaagatgaagaagataccTTGTTGATTGTTTCCTTGAGAAGTTCTGAGTTGAGAGGAGGAAGCGCCACCATCGCCACTCTCCTCTGCTTTTGTGGGGTTCTTgcaaccatcttcctatactCTTTGACTTGGATTCTCTCTTTGGCTTCTAGAAACCCAGATctgtctatctctctctctctctctctttctagaCTTTTTTAACATTCAGACAGGAAAAAGAATCTCTCAGCTTCGAACTCTGCTTCTGTCTGATACTGGTGATTGTCGGAACGTAAAGTCAGACAGACACGGGAAATGAGAGAGAGGAGAGCGGATAAAAGAGTTTACTTTCGTAACGGATCTTTCgtttacttttattatttaatttaattttcgtTCAACGGTCTATTTTACACGTAACGGCTACTTTAAAAAGGCCAAATAATTTAGTGGCTATAACTACAGTATCAGCATATAGCTGATGtatatataactttcactttATAAGACTTAGGTCTAAAATTAAAGCGACATATTGGGCCTGGGCTTCGGTTTAGGCCTGTGTCTGGGCACCATGTAGGTATAGATTTCAGCTTTTCAATGAGATAGTATTGGTAACACTTCTTATTGTATACAAATTTTGATagcttttgttttcattttccaGTTGGAAGGAGCTGTTACAGATTCATTCATGTCAAGAATGCATTTTGCTAAAGAAGATATAATTACTAATTCGGATTAACTCTAGCTTCAGAGCCAGTCTACATGTTTGCTTGAAGATTCAGGTTGTTTCTTCTTTGGTTTCCTGTACCGGTTGTTCTCAAACTGAGCTTTGACTATAAGAGCATAGAGCAACTCTGCCTCCGCGGAACAATCATAAGGTTTGTCCAAAACACTGTGGAAATATGAACGATATGTGACTTTGTTAGTGAACATTCACAAGCACATAGAATATCTCAAGAGGGACGATAGAGAGAATGAATCAGATACCTGTCTAGTAACTCTTCTAGAATAATTCTCTGAGAAGGTGTGACATAATGTATGCAACTTCTAGGACACTGGTTAACTGCAGATTGTACCCGGTAATCTTCTCCACGCCCTAGTCACATATACACTATTAGAAGCTATAAGTAGAAGGCGAAtacaaaggaaacaaaagaaggatacacaCCTTGAGACATTGCTCTAGCTGTTCCAGTTGAATCACATGAAAAGACATGAGATGCTGTCTTAAAACATGGGTACGAACATCCTACAATAAGACAGAAACACATGTTcaagaagaaacagagcaaaaaaaaaaaaagctcaatcCACAGGAAAGTTCTGTACTTTTTCCGAAGCAGAGGACCTCGTTCACAAACACATCAAGCGCCTCACACTCTGGATTATCAAAAGGGTCCAAACATTCTCTAgtacaggaaaaaaaaacacattacttggtttattctgttttttttttgtattaagaGAGTGTATTATGAATGAGTGAGTGTGTACCCTTCAATGATCTCTGCTCTGCTAGTGTTTGTTAGTACCTCGTAAGCTTGGATTATGCGACGGATCATAACATCAGAGCTGCTTCCTTCTCTGTTTACATCAGGATGGTattgtttcacctttcacaaaAGCTCAAAGTAAGTCAACACATGAAAAAAGGAAAAGCAAAGAGATTTGAATCTTGGATTCATACTTTGGCGCGAAAAGCTGCTTTTAGCTCGAGAGATGAGCAGTTTGGCTCCACGCCGAGTATGGAGTATGGTGAAGAGGTGGAGAGTGGTTCAtctctgtttcttctctctctgCAACTGGGGATGATGAATCGTTGAGAAGTTGAGTTTCTTGAGttggagaagaaagagagtttTGGAATCGGAGGGGATACACGGAAGCATTCCATTGCGTCTCTCTTACCCTTCTCTGTCCTCGGAAGAGTTTTGAGACTTTTTAGAGGCGTTAACTGATGACCAGACACATGTCCAAGATATCAAGCGGGGATCATAAAGAGAAAGAGACGTCACAATAACCCTCTGTCTCGTTTAGAGGGTCTTCAGCTActgaaataaaattgaaatatagtttttatcataaaataacACAACATaggaaaatgataaaaataa contains these protein-coding regions:
- the LOC106409126 gene encoding chaperone protein dnaJ C76, chloroplastic-like, which translates into the protein MECFRVSPPIPKLSFFSNSRNSTSQRFIIPSCRERRNRDEPLSTSSPYSILGVEPNCSSLELKAAFRAKVKQYHPDVNREGSSSDVMIRRIIQAYEVLTNTSRAEIIEGECLDPFDNPECEALDVFVNEVLCFGKRCSYPCFKTASHVFSCDSTGTARAMSQGRGEDYRVQSAVNQCPRSCIHYVTPSQRIILEELLDSVLDKPYDCSAEAELLYALIVKAQFENNRYRKPKKKQPESSSKHVDWL